The following proteins come from a genomic window of Amphiura filiformis chromosome 16, Afil_fr2py, whole genome shotgun sequence:
- the LOC140172650 gene encoding UDP-glucuronosyltransferase 2B15-like — protein MARFSYLSLTAIVMLTYLGLPTYAFRFLILGGDGSGSHYYAATAIGKELAYRGNDVTVLVSDMYADSVSNRDDSDVFNFLIYKSLVTEEQYQNLITKIVESGLLGDMASMIKVSTLAETLTHKQCKSIFVDSTIIDLLHQEKFDLIIGDAWYICVGLVAQLLDTPFALLTPTAVSMSMQSQISVCPTNPAYIPDLVSGLDSKLSFFGRVSNTLILSLNSFANRRLLHRYDQLKVDLNIKPEMSTYEALSEAELFFVNTNFVFDFPRPLMPHVVPVGGLTTKPSLPLKKVNIGD, from the coding sequence ATGGCACGTTTCTCATATTTGTCTCTAACAGCCATAGTAATGCTGACTTATTTAGGTTTGCCAACCTATGCATTTCGCTTTCTGATACTTGGCGGAGATGGCAGTGGAAGTCACTATTATGCTGCGACTGCGATAGGAAAAGAGTTAGCATATAGAGGCAACGATGTCACTGTACTTGTCAGCGATATGTATGCCGATTCTGTATCAAACAGGGATGATTCAGATGTGTTCAATTTCTTGATTTACAAGTCATTAGTGACAGAAGAACAATACCAGAATTTGATTACAAAAATTGTTGAAAGTGGACTGCTTGGAGACATGGCTTCTATGATTAAAGTCAGTACGTTAGCAGAAACGTTGACTCATAAGCAATGTAAATCCATATTTGTCGATTCAACTATAATTGATCTCCTTCATCAAGAAAAGTTCGATTTAATCATTGGTGATGCCTGGTATATTTGCGTGGGACTTGTTGCACAACTTCTTGACACGCCCTTTGCGCTTCTTACACCAACTGCAGTCAGCATGTCAATGCAATCCCAAATCAGTGTATGCCCCACAAATCCAGCGTACATTCCAGATTTGGTTTCAGGCTTAGATTCAAAATTGAGCTTCTTCGGACGTGTGTCAAATACTCTTATTCTGAGCTTGAATTCTTTTGCTAATCGACGCCTGCTACATCGCTACGACCAGTTAAAAGTTGACTTGAACATCAAGCCGGAAATGTCAACGTATGAGGCTTTAAGCGAAGCTGAATTATTTTTCGTCAACactaattttgtttttgattttcctCGGCCTTTAATGCCACACGTTGTTCCAGTCGGAGGATTAACAACGAAACCATCACTTCCATTGAAAAAGGTAAATATTGGCGATTGA
- the LOC140172649 gene encoding UDP-glucuronosyltransferase 2B15-like, with product MTHLSLSLTALVILAYLGFPTYAYRFLILGGDGSGSHYYVATAIGKELAYRGNDVTVLVSDMYADSVSNRDDSDVFNFLIYKSLVTEKQYQNLITKIVETGMFGDMASMIKVSALAETLTHKQCKSIFVDYPIIDRLHQEKYDLIIGDVWYFCVGLVAQLLDTPFALLTPTAVSLSIQSQMNVCPTNPAYIPDLVSGFRVSNTLILSLNSVANRRMLHRYDQLKVDLNIKPEMSTYEALSEAELFFVNTNFVLDFPRPLMPHVVPVGGLTTKPSLPLKEVNIGD from the coding sequence atgacacatttgtctttgtcTTTAACAGCCTTAGTAATTTTGGCTTATTTGGGTTTCCCAACCTACGCATATCGCTTTCTGATTCTTGGCGGAGATGGCAGTGGAAGTCACTATTATGTTGCGACTGCGATAGGAAAAGAGTTAGCCTATAGAGGCAATGATGTCACCGTACTTGTCAGCGATATGTATGCCGATTCTGTATCAAACAGGGATGATTCAGATGTGTTCAATTTCTTGATTTACAAGTCATTAGTGACAGAAAAACAATACCAGAATTTGATTACAAAAATAGTGGAAACTGGAATGTTTGGAGACATGGCTTCTATGATTAAAGTCAGTGCGTTAGCAGAAACGTTGACTCATAAGCAATGTAAATCCATATTTGTCGACTATCCTATAATTGATCGCCTTCATCAAGAAAAGTACGATTTAATCATTGGTGATGTCTGGTACTTTTGCGTGGGTCTTGTTGCACAACTTCTTGACACGCCCTTTGCGCTTCTTACACCAACTGCAGTAAGTTTGTCAATACAATCCCAAATGAACGTATGCCCCACAAATCCAGCATATATTCCAGATTTAGTTTCAGGCTTTCGTGTGTCAAATACTCTAATTCTGAGCTTGAATTCTGTTGCTAATCGACGCATGCTGCATCGCTACGACCAGTTAAAAGTTGACTTGAACATCAAGCCGGAAATGTCAACGTATGAAGCTTTAAGCGAAGCTGAATTATTTTTCGTCAACACTAATTTTGTTTTGGATTTTCCTCGGCCTTTAATGCCGCACGTAGTTCCAGTCGGAGGATTAACAACGAAACCATCACTTCCTTTGAAAGAGGTAAATATTGGcgattaa